CCGGATTATAACACGCCGATAGATATTCTATAAATGAATTGATAGAATAATAAATATTCTTAAAAGGAATAACATGGAGCTGAGGCATTTGGAGTGTTTGGCGGAGGTCGTCCGTCGGGGCGGGTTCTCCGCTGCGGCGAGGACGCTGGGGATGTCACAGCCCACGGTGAGCAAGGCCCTCGGACAGTTGGAGCACGAGTGCGGGGCGCGTCTGCTGGACCGGCTGAAGGAGGGAGTACGCCTGACCGAGGCCGGCGAGCGTGTCCTCAAGCGAGCCAAGGTCATGCTGGCCGAGCGAGACCACCTGAACGCGGAACTGGCCGAACTGCGTGGACTCGAGACCGGGCGTTTACGCCTCGGCCTGCCCGTACTGGGCAGCAGTATCCTTTTCGCGCCGCTCGTGGCTGAGTACCGCCGGTGCTATCCCGGGATCGAGGTCGACCTGCGCGAGCATGGCAGCCGCCACTTGGAGGAGCAGGTGCGCAGTGGTGAGATCGAGATGGGGGCGACGCTGGCCCCTGTGCCCGCTGACTTCGAATGGCAGCAGGTGGCCGACGAGCCGCTGGCCGCGCTGCTGCCCGCCGGGCATCCTTTGGCCGAGCGCGAGACGGTGAAGTTTAAAGAGCTGACGGACAGCCCCTTTATCCTCTTTGAGAGCGGCTTCGTGCTGAATGTCCTGCTGGGCAAGGCCTGCCGTAAGCGAGGGGTCGAGCTGAACGTCGCTGCCCGTGGTGCGCACGCTGACTTTATCATCGCGCTGGTATCGGCGGGGCTCGGGGTGTCTGTGCTGCCGCGACTGGTGATCGAGACACGCAACCATAGCTCCATCCGTACTCCGCTTATCGAGGACAAGGACATGCGCTGGAAGCTGGGGCTGATCTGGCGGCGGAACCTGTCGCTATCGCCCGCTGCCAGCCGATGGCTGAGCCTGGTGCGGGAGCATCGCGGGCAGGGTTAGCGGAAGCGGAGGGCTTACTCAGCGCGCACATGGCGCAGAGATGACCTCTGATGGTGACCTTGCTGGTTTAGACTATATCAAAGGTTTGTTGGACCATGGCTCATTCCCTAAAAAGGCGTTTGCGGATATAATATTCGCCCAGTACGGACTCCGAAAATGAGGTCCGGATAACCCGAATACTTTATCCAATTGTGAAAACATCATCCTCCCGTAAGTCTTCTCCCTCCAGCCTTGGAGCCCTGCACCTGAGCGGCCCGGTCGCCCACCACATGGAGCGTTTTTCGTACGAGCGCATTACCTCGGAGTGCGCGCATACGGTCGTCTTCCATGAGGCCGAGGAGGCTTTTCGTACGAAGATCGATGACAGCTCGGGCGTTCATGGGATCTGGCAGGGCGAGTACTGGGGTAAATGGATGATCGGAGCCGTCCGCCACTGCGAGTACACGGAGGACGCCGACCTGAAGGACTTTATCCGCAAGAGCGTGCATACGCTGATCGCGATGCAGGAGCCCTCCGGCTACATCGGGACCTACCGCGATCCGATGTATGTCCTGCCAGCAGACCCGAAGGTGACCGAAAAGGTCCTCGGGGAGGCCCTGGACTGGAACTGGAATATCTGGTGCCGCAAGTACACGCTGTGGGGCTTGCTGGAGGCCTACCGACTGCTCGGCGAGTCGGAGATCCTGCAGGCGGCTGAGCGTTTGGCCGCCCACCTGATCAGTTCTCTGCGTGAACTTGGTATCCGCCTCGGGGAGACCGGGACGTTTGCAGGTATTCCCAGCGGCTCCATCCTCAAGCCCATGGTGCTGCTCTACCAGGCAAGCGGTAACGAAGCCTACCTGGACTTTGCCAGGCAGATCGTCGCCGACTGGCAGCGTGAGGATGGCCTGCGCCCGAACCTGATCGCTAAGGCGCTCAGCGGGCAGCCCGTGCATGAGTGGTACCCCGACCCCAAGCGCTGGGCCAAGGCCTATGAGATGATGTCCTGCTTTGACGGCATCATCGCCCTCTATCGTGTCACCGGGGAGTCCGTGCTCCTTGAGAGCGCGATCGCGTTTCACCGGCTGCTCAAGCAGTACGAGTACAACGCCGTCCACTCGGTCGGCTTTAACGACATCTTTTACCATGGCGCATCGCAGCTGAACGCCATCTCCGAGCCCTGCGATGTGATCCACTGGATGCGTCTTTGCGGCGAGCTGTTTCTGGAAACAGACGACAAGGCCTATCTGGACGACTTCGAGCTGGCCTTCTACAACCCCTTCCTGGCCTCTGTCTGCCGGGACGGCAAGTGGGGCTCACGCGGCGTTCGCACCCATACCCGCCACCTCTATGCCTTTGGGCAGGCGAAGATGAAGCACAACCACTGCTGCGTGGATAATGTCCCACGCGGGTTCCTCAACTTTGCCCAGATGGCCGTCACCCTTGAGGCCGATACGGTCTCGATCAACTTCTATTCACCCTTTGAGAGTGAGCTGGCGCTACCCGATGGAGGTGCGATTTCGGTCGGCATCAGCGGAGATTATCCCGGCGACGGTAAGGTCGCTATCAACTGGAATGTCGCAGGGACCTCCCCCGTAAAGCTTCGCCTGCGTATCCCCGCATGGGCGACGCAGGCCACCCTGGCGCATGCCGGAAGCGTGCAGACCGGGGCAGGGGACTGGTTTGAGCTGGTAGCCGAACCGGGCGCGGGAACGGCGGAGATGGCTTTCGACCGCGAGGTTGTCGTGCGCGAGCACGCCGCCCAGGAAGACATCGCTGACTGGTACCGGATGCGCTGGACGGAGCCGGGTATCGAGGAGCTGATGCGCACAGAGCGCGGCAGTACCCTGCAGTATGGGCCGCTGCTGCTGGCCCGCAGCCGCTTCCTGGGGAATACCGAGGAGGAAATGTTTGGCGACCCATTGCCTGCCGGCAGTACTTGTACTCTGAGCCCGATTGAGTCCGACGCTGTCGACTATGCCTTTGAGGCGGAGTGGAAAGCCGGTGATCGCAGCCTGCTTACCCGAGTCTGTGACTACGCTTCGGCGGGTAATCAGGTGACGGACGACACAAAGCTGTTCAGCGTCTTTTTCTAGCCGATTGAGGTAGGGTTTGGCTGATCGCCAGGTAACTCATCGGCCCGCGGTGTGCGTGCTGCTATCCTTTGGGCTTTATCTCGCACTCCTGCTGACCATGCTGGGTAGAGTGATCGCGGGCTGAGCGGGAGAGCCATGCCACCACCCTGAGCCTGCCCAGATGACGATGTCAACGCGCCCTCCAGTAACGCCCATTATAAGCAAGCACATCAAGAACCCGGATGAGCAGAACGACTTCATCTGCGGGTATCGCTATTGTCATGCCGAGACCGTGTCGTGGCAGCAGCGGATTACAGACCGCTATGGGCTGATGCTGTGTGTCAGGGGCTCGGGGGAGATTTCTCATGGCTCCCAATGTCTGAAAGTGAAGTCGCGCGACCTGATCCTGCTCAAGCCGAACTACGACCACGCCTTTCACGCATGCGGGGATTGGGACTTCTTGTGGTTTCACTTCCACACGCGCCCCCACGTGACCTCTGCGATGGATTGGCCTGAGGCAATCCCGGGAGTCGGCCGCACTCACCTCGTCAAAGCCGAGTATGATGCATCTCTGGCCGCGATGACCGAGGCCCACCAGCTGGACTTAAAGCGCTCCAGTAACTGGCGGGAGTTATCGATGCTCCTGCTGGAGTGCACGATGATTCGCGGCTACAACAGTCACGCCAGCGAGTCAGCCGGTATCAACTCCCAGATGCAGATGGCCCAGCAGCTTCTCATCGACTCGGACGATAGCATTGATCAGATCGCTCAACGCTGCGGGCTTTCCCGGGCGGGGCTGTTCGCAAAATTCAAAAAAGCCGTCGGGGTCTCTCCCGGCCAATACCGGGAGGAGGCCCGCCTGCGCCGGGCTGCTCAGCTCCTGGAGATGCCGGGCTTCACCGTGTCCGAGATCGCCGATCAGGTTGGGATGCCTGACCCCTTTTATTTCTCCACACGCTTCCGCAAGGTCTATAAAATTTCACCCAGCCAATACCGCAAGCAGCTGCTCAAGGACGGTCGCCGCTCAAGCCGCTAGCGCGGATATTCAGCCCTGCTATCTGTCCGGGCGTTAATCTGCGAAAACTACAGGTCGATTTCCAGTGTGGCGGGTTTTAAGCCTTCGGCGTGAGCATACACTCTGAGTTGGCCGGGCTTGCTGCCGACTCTGATCGCACAAGCGCACACTCCGGCCCACATGCGCCGGTCCGGGCACTGAGGGGGAATATGGTCGGTATGGTCGGAGCCGGTACCGGCCACAGACCCGAGCCCATTTGTCGTGAAGCTAATGAAGGGTGACGCATCGGGCACCAGCTGCCCCGCCTCATCGACACAGGTGCAGTGCACGACAGCGAGGTCACAACCGTTGGGGCTCAGGTCATCGCCATTCATGAGCTCGAGGCGTAGTTCACGGGCTTGCCCGCTCGTTACCTTGAGGTCTTCACAGACTGGCTGACCGTCGCGGTAGCCCACGGCTTTGACTTCACCGGGGTGGTAGGCGACCTGAAATTCGACATGCCCGTAGGGCTCGTTCTTTTTGCGGCCGAGGCTTTTCCCGTCCTGAAGGAGCTCCACTTCCTCGCAGTTGTGGTACACGCACGCGCGAATCATTTCGCCCTCGCGGCCGGACAGGTTCCAGTGCGGCAGGATGTGCACCATGGGTTGGTCCGTCCAGTGAGACCTGTTTTGCCAGAAGGCGTCTTTCCTGATCAGGTATAGATCGTAGGCGCCGGAGACAGAGCACAGGCGGGGCCATGCCGCCTCACCTCGGTGTTCGATGCCCGCCCACTGGAATGCACCCGCCAGCCAGGGGCGTGCCATGAAGTACTTCCAGGTGCGTTCCCGCCCCATGAAGGACTGGTTGACGTCGCGGTCGTAGCAGTCGAGGCGGCCGCGATACTCGTCCTCGGGTAGATACCAGCCCCGCGTCGTGCCGGTGGCGCAGCACTCGCTGGAGATAATGGTCTTGGTCGGGTATTTTTCGTGGAGGGTGTCGTAGGCCGGAAGATTATAGTTCACCCCGATGATGTCCGAGATGTCGTTGACGGTGGCCATAGCCGGGTTATTGGAGATGGCTGTCATCACCGGGCGTGAGTCATCGAGTCGCTTGGCGTAGGCGTACATGGTCTGCACGATACGTCGGCCCTCGTCCGTCTCGTGGAAGGGCTCTTCGTTACCGACGCTCCACATGATCACGCTCGGGCGGTTACGGTCGCGCTTCATGAGCATCTCCAGCTGAGCCAGTCCCTCCGGAGTGGACTCAAACCAGCGCGTTTCGTTCATGACCATGAGCCCGAGGCGGTCGCAGGCCTCCATCGTCTCCTCGGCATGCGGGTAGTGAGCGGTGCGCAGGGCATTGGCGCCCATGTCTTTCATCAGGCGCATCCGGTAGCGGTGGATGTTGTCCGGGACGGCCTTACCCGTGAGCCCGTAGTCCTGATGGCAGCAGACACCCTTGATGACCGTTTTCTCGCCGTTCAGCCAGAAGCCTTCACCGTTAAACTCGAGCGTGCGAAAGCCAAAGCTCACCGAGTACTCATCCAGGGGATCTCCCTGCGGCGAGCGAAGCGTGGTTCTAAGCGTGTATAAATGCGGGTGGTTCATGTGCCACAGTAGCGGATTCGCTACCTGCATCTCCGCTTGGGCCTTGCCCAGGTGCTTGCGGTTCACGCTCACCGCTGTATCCGCCGTGCAGATACAGCTCCCATTGGGGTCGATGACTTCGTGAGTGATGTTGATCTCGGCAGGCTCAAAGGAATCGTTGCGTATCGTCGTTTCAACCGGGACGCACCATTGGCCGTCGTCGAGTGCTTTGGGGTTTACCCACACACCATAGGTATCTACCGAGAGCAGGGCTGTTTTCTTTAGCCAGACATGGCGGTAGAGTCCGCCGCCTTGGTACCACCAGCCCTCGTGGCTATCGGATTGGACGTACACCGCGACCGTATTGTCTTCTCCGTAGCGCACGACGTCCGTGATATCGACTTCGAAAGAGGTGTAGCCGCAGAAGTTATGCGCCATCTGGCAGCCGTTGACATAGACGGTGGCGTGGGTTGCCACACCGTCGAAGTACAGCGACAGCCTTTTATCCCGGTCCGATTCCTCCACTACGAAACGTTTGCGGTACCAGGCATTGTCGTATTTGAAGAAGCCCAGCGTTTGGTTTTTCGCAGGGTCCGGCGTGCCTTCGATGATGTAATCATGCGGCAGGGTGACGTGCTCCCAGGGAGTGTTGTCAAGGAGCTGGTCTCCCCCGTACACATCCAGGCTGTCACGGTAATAGCGTGCAGCCGGACCGCTTAGCATGCGTTCGGTCTTTGAGGATATGTAAGTCGCGCTCTTCAGGGTGGGGGACGGCACGTCGATATCCCCACGATGAAAAAGCCAGTCTTCGTCAAAGCAGATTTGTTCTCTCATGGCGTAAACTTTCTCCAGTCAGTGAATGCGACTTCTGTGCTGGAGATTGGACGGGGGTAACCCAATCGGTGTCTAGTGTAGGAGTGGTGCTACGCGAGCCCAAGGTTAATCGATGACAACGGGTTCGATTTTGCGGAGTCGGCAGAGGTCTTTAAGCTCCTCGACGATGTCGCCGTGGATGACAGAGAAGTGGTGCTCGAAGCCGCCGTAGACAAGTGTCTCGGATATCTTCGACAGGTCGGCGTCGAACTTGATCTTCATCGGATTGCCGCGCAGGACCTGCTCGGTGGGGATGGCGGTGCCGGTGGTAATGAGCATGCGGTAGCCGTCTCCGTTTTGGTTTTCGCTCAGGCGGGCCATGGTGACTTTTCCGGTTTTGATTGGGAACTCCATGGTGAGGCCCTTCTTGCCACCGCCGTCCATGATCGAGTGCTTGCGCAGCTCGGGCTTGGCTGATGAGCAGCAAAGGGAGGCCGGAGCTGCCCCGCAGTGCCAGGTCATGCCGACGTTTTCATCCGAGTCGATAGAGATCAAATCGCAGAAGAAGGGCAGCTCGCCGGTCAGCTCGTGCTCCATCATCATCGTGACGGTGCCGTAGATGTCGCCTTCGCAGCCGGTGAGGATGCCCTCGTCGTTGAGGAGGCTGGAGATCGCGCACACGGCGATGCCGAGCATGTCCCCAAACTCCGGCCAGCAGCGCACGGCGAAGCTGGTGAGATGGTACTTGTCCTTTAGTTCGAGGAAGGCCTCGTAGAGGGCAGCACCTTTGCTCAGTTCGGACTCGTTTACGCCCTCTGACGGGGTCCCGGAACCCGTCAGCACCTTCAAGCCTTCGGCCTGCTTTTGCTCGGAGATTTTGCGGGTACTTTCGATCAGTTCCCAAAGTGTGATCAGCTCGATCTCCACGCCCAGCTCACGGCGCAGCAGCAGCTCGTCCGCATTGGAGGCATAGAAGCCGGGCACGCGGTTGCCGACGACCCCGAGCTTGAAGCGCGAAAGCGACTTGAGACACTTGAAGACGTTGAGCTTTTTCCCCAGCGCCCCGGCTGCATCCTCCAGCGGCGCGTGTACGTGCAGGTACTCGTAGCCGAGCACCCACATCGCGTGGGCGTTCATGTTGACCGCGCAGAAGGAGTTCGAGCTGATGCGCCCGCCCTGCATCGGCGGCTCTGGCATCGACCACAGCAGCACCGGCACCTTTAGACGCTCGACCAGCATAGGGACGACTGCGCCGAGAGCGAAGGTGATGAAGTGGACCACAAGCACGTCCACGCGCTCTGTTTCGAGCTTCTCGATCAAAGCCTGCGCCTCGGCCTCGGTGGTGATGATGGTCTCGCCGCCTACGGTGCGTGCGCCGGGTGAGGACTGGATAAGAGCCTCCCGGCCCTGAGCCCGAATCGCTTCGAGGTGTTTGTCTACCCAGCTGCCTTTGGCGCAGGGGACGTAGCCGATGGTGAGGTTAGAATCGCTCATAAGAATCAAGAGGTAACAAGTCGGTGACTATGCCCGGCCGCAGGCCAGGCGGATTTTCTGTTGAGCCAGCTTCGAAGCGTGCTCGGTGACGGGATCCATAAAAAGGTCGATGGCGTTGAACTTACCCCGCTGGGCGTCTACCTGCGCTTCGAGTGCTTTCAGGTATTCGGCCATGAACTCGGTGGCGATGTTCATCTTGGAGAAGCCGGCGGCGATCACTTCCTTGACCTTATCCTCCGGCGTATCCGAGCCGCCATGCAGCACCAGTGGTATGCTGACGGCCTCCCCGCAGGCGCGGGCGAGATCCGTACGGATGACGGGAGTGGTTTTATAAAAACCGTGGGCAGTGCCGACGGCAGCCGCCATGGCGTCCACGCCGGTCTCCTCCACGAATGCCTTGACCTCGTCCGCGCTCGGCAGGGGCGGGGTCTCGGTGTCCGTGCCGGGGATGTGCCCGAGCTCACCCTCGATGCTCAAGCCCGCCTCATGGGCGAGCTTGACGGCCTCCCTGGTCTCGCGGATGTTCTGTTCGTAGGGCTTGGCCGATCCGTCGTACATGACAGATGAAAAGCCGTACTCGATCGCCATCCTGACCTGCTCATGCGTCTGCCCATGGTCCATGTGCAGCGCTACCGGCAGCGATGTCTTCGAGGCCAGATGTCGCACCAGCGCAGCCATGTAGGGGGCCTTGCCGGTATTGAACAGGCGATGGTACACCTGGAAAATGACCGGCATCTGCTCACGCTCAGCAGCCTGCAAGACCGCCAAAGCGGTCTCCGTGTTGACGACATTAAATGCGCACACGGCGCGCTTTTCGGAGCGCGCCTGTGGCAGGATTTCGTTAAGGGTGACCAGTGGCATGACTAGACGGCGGCGGGAGTTTGAGCTTGGGCCAGGCAGGCCTGCTCCAGTGTGAGGACGTTCAGCTTCGGCTCGGTGCAAGCGGTCAGTACCTCATAGGTGTAGGGGCTGGCGGTGACGAGGATATCCTCGGTGCTGTCCATCTCCTGGATCAGGCGAGCCCGCAAGCGGGCGGCCAGGGTGGGGCGGATCTTATCAAAGACAACCGAGCCCTCGCCCAGCGCGAACGACTCTTCGGCGTTTGTGCCGAGCGGGCGCAGATCGCATCCGGCGGCCTTGAGCAGGGCTCGCGGCTCCTCGGCCATGTCGTTGTAGTTACGCAGAAAATCGCTATCGATGTAGTAAACCGTAGAAGCGTTTTCGGGCAGCTTGAGCTTTCCAGATTCGACCAGCTTGAGCAGGTACTCGCTGGTGTGAAGGACTTCGATGCTGTCGAGTGCAGCGCCCCACTTGGCGAAGTCGTTCTTAAGCGCGTCATACGCAGCCGGGCAGGAAACAACCACACTCTTGCAGCCGCTCTTCTCGATCAGCGCCTTGACCTGTGCAGCCAGTTCGGCGGCGTCCTTGGTATAGCCCAGCGCGCCCAGGGCCTTGCCGGTGTCGCTGACGGAGAGTGTTTCGTAAGACACACCTGCCAGCTCCATCAGGCCGGCGAAGGCGTCAGCCGCGGCGATGGCGCCGGCGGTGTATGTCGTGCTTTTCAAATACAGCACTTCACAGCCCTCTCCGCTCAGCTGCGGATCAAAGTCCGCCTTGAGCGCGTCGGCCACGGCCTGTACCTCGGCGGGTGCAAGGCCCTGCTCGACCACATCGCAGCGGGCGGCCAGGGCGAGCCCGGCCTCGTCAAAGTGACTGACGCAGTGCTTGCGGCAGGCGGCCGAGAGTGTGTTGTCGTAGAAGGTCTTGATGAAGTCCGGATTACTCCACTGCTCGGGCTTCATGCTGAGGCGGTCGATGATGAGCGCGTTGCCGCGCGGGATGTCAGCCTCGCGAAAGCTGACGTTGGCGGTCGTCGCCAGGTGCCGGCACATGAAGCAGAAGCGGCAGGCATTGATGACGTCGCGGTAAGAGTCGGTGTTCATAGTCGTGATCCTCTCAAAGATGTATTTTAGGTTGTCATACTGCGGCAACTACACGCCGAAGCCCATTTTTCCGGGGTTCATGATGCCGAGCGGGTCCATGGCGGTCTTGATGCGCTTGAGTACGTCGAAGGCCTCGCCGTAGAGCTCGGGCATCATGCGGCCCAGCTTGAGCCCGACGCCGTGGTGCTCGTTGATAACTCCGCCGTTGGCGATGGCGGCGCGCACGGCCGTGTCCCAGATTTTGTTGTAGAGGGCGACAGCTTCGTTGGGGTCCTGCGGCGGCTCCTCGATGATGAAGCGCGCATAGAGCATCGCTCCCCACTCGTACCAGTGCGAGAAGTGACCGATGAATGTGGCCTCGGGGAAGTTGTCGTTGACGGCGTTTTTCATCGCCCAGTAGACCTTCTCGATGTTGGTAAAGGTGGCCACCGTATCGAGTGTGCCGAAGGCCTGTGGCATGTGGAACATGTAGGGCGGATAGAAGAACTTGTAGCGGTTTTCCCACCAGGTTTCCCCAGCTTCGGTGCCGAGATCCTCGGGGTCCTGTTTTTCACAGATCGCACAGGCCTTGGCCATTTCCAGGTCCACCATCTCCCTGGGGCCATCGAAGCCGAAGACCAGGTACGAACCTTCGCGGTCAATGTCCAGCACGCGCTTGATCAGGCGGGCGGTTTCAGGATTGTCGTAAAGACGGATCGCGCACGGACGCAGACGCGAGGTCATGATCTCCGCTCCGGCCGCCATCGCCGTGTGCATATCCTTGAAGAGGTAGGCGTGGAATTTCCGACACTCGGGGATCGGGTGAATTTTCAGCGTGGCCTTGGTCATGACACCCAGCGTGCCCTCGCTGCCGAGGAAGAGCTGGGTGAGGTCCGGACCAGAGGCATGGCGCGGCACGGGTAGGGTGTTAATGATCTTCCCCTCGGGGGTGACCATCTCCACGGACATGGTCATGTCTTCGATTTTGCCGTACTTGGTCGAAAGCACGCCGGTGCCGCGGTGGGCGAGGAAGCCCCCGAGCGTGGCGCAGCCGATCGATGCCGGGAAGTGCATGGTGGAGAAGCCCGCCTTTTCCGTGGCCCACTCCAGCTGCTGCATATTGCAGCCGGTCTCCGCCGTGATGGTCAGCGCCTTCTCGTCAACCTCGATCACGCGGTTGAGTTTCTTCGTATCCAGGCTGATGCCTCCGAAAACGGGCAGCGCGCCGCCCTGCGAGCCGGAGCCGCCGCCCCAGGGTGTGACGGGGATCTTGTACTTGTTGGCGATTTTCATCACCTCGGCCACAGCCTCGGTCGTCTCCGGAGTCACGATGATGTCCGGGCAGCGCGGGGTCTCGCCACGGTCGTGCCAGAGTTCGGGCACCCAGTAGTAGTCGATGGAGTGCCCCAGCTTATCGGAGGCATCGATGGAGACATTGTCTTCGCCGATGGCCCAGGTTAGCTCGCTGCGGATCATCTCGAAGAGGTAATGCGTCGTTTGCGGAAGCATGGGATTTTTCTAGTTTGGATTAAAGGCCGCGTGCCCGGCGCTCGTTAGTCGATTTCACGGTAGACATCCGCCAGCACGTCGTGGATGCGGGTGTACAAGGGAAAGGCTTTGGCGTAGCGGGCGACATTGTCGGGCTGCGGCTTGACCGGCTCGCGCTCACGCAGGCATTTTTTCACCGCGTCGCGTTCGTCGCTAAAGACGCCGGTACCGACA
This genomic interval from Ruficoccus sp. ZRK36 contains the following:
- a CDS encoding LysR family transcriptional regulator, which encodes MELRHLECLAEVVRRGGFSAAARTLGMSQPTVSKALGQLEHECGARLLDRLKEGVRLTEAGERVLKRAKVMLAERDHLNAELAELRGLETGRLRLGLPVLGSSILFAPLVAEYRRCYPGIEVDLREHGSRHLEEQVRSGEIEMGATLAPVPADFEWQQVADEPLAALLPAGHPLAERETVKFKELTDSPFILFESGFVLNVLLGKACRKRGVELNVAARGAHADFIIALVSAGLGVSVLPRLVIETRNHSSIRTPLIEDKDMRWKLGLIWRRNLSLSPAASRWLSLVREHRGQG
- a CDS encoding beta-L-arabinofuranosidase domain-containing protein, which produces MKTSSSRKSSPSSLGALHLSGPVAHHMERFSYERITSECAHTVVFHEAEEAFRTKIDDSSGVHGIWQGEYWGKWMIGAVRHCEYTEDADLKDFIRKSVHTLIAMQEPSGYIGTYRDPMYVLPADPKVTEKVLGEALDWNWNIWCRKYTLWGLLEAYRLLGESEILQAAERLAAHLISSLRELGIRLGETGTFAGIPSGSILKPMVLLYQASGNEAYLDFARQIVADWQREDGLRPNLIAKALSGQPVHEWYPDPKRWAKAYEMMSCFDGIIALYRVTGESVLLESAIAFHRLLKQYEYNAVHSVGFNDIFYHGASQLNAISEPCDVIHWMRLCGELFLETDDKAYLDDFELAFYNPFLASVCRDGKWGSRGVRTHTRHLYAFGQAKMKHNHCCVDNVPRGFLNFAQMAVTLEADTVSINFYSPFESELALPDGGAISVGISGDYPGDGKVAINWNVAGTSPVKLRLRIPAWATQATLAHAGSVQTGAGDWFELVAEPGAGTAEMAFDREVVVREHAAQEDIADWYRMRWTEPGIEELMRTERGSTLQYGPLLLARSRFLGNTEEEMFGDPLPAGSTCTLSPIESDAVDYAFEAEWKAGDRSLLTRVCDYASAGNQVTDDTKLFSVFF
- a CDS encoding helix-turn-helix domain-containing protein; translation: MSTRPPVTPIISKHIKNPDEQNDFICGYRYCHAETVSWQQRITDRYGLMLCVRGSGEISHGSQCLKVKSRDLILLKPNYDHAFHACGDWDFLWFHFHTRPHVTSAMDWPEAIPGVGRTHLVKAEYDASLAAMTEAHQLDLKRSSNWRELSMLLLECTMIRGYNSHASESAGINSQMQMAQQLLIDSDDSIDQIAQRCGLSRAGLFAKFKKAVGVSPGQYREEARLRRAAQLLEMPGFTVSEIADQVGMPDPFYFSTRFRKVYKISPSQYRKQLLKDGRRSSR
- a CDS encoding glycoside hydrolase family 2 TIM barrel-domain containing protein, whose product is MREQICFDEDWLFHRGDIDVPSPTLKSATYISSKTERMLSGPAARYYRDSLDVYGGDQLLDNTPWEHVTLPHDYIIEGTPDPAKNQTLGFFKYDNAWYRKRFVVEESDRDKRLSLYFDGVATHATVYVNGCQMAHNFCGYTSFEVDITDVVRYGEDNTVAVYVQSDSHEGWWYQGGGLYRHVWLKKTALLSVDTYGVWVNPKALDDGQWCVPVETTIRNDSFEPAEINITHEVIDPNGSCICTADTAVSVNRKHLGKAQAEMQVANPLLWHMNHPHLYTLRTTLRSPQGDPLDEYSVSFGFRTLEFNGEGFWLNGEKTVIKGVCCHQDYGLTGKAVPDNIHRYRMRLMKDMGANALRTAHYPHAEETMEACDRLGLMVMNETRWFESTPEGLAQLEMLMKRDRNRPSVIMWSVGNEEPFHETDEGRRIVQTMYAYAKRLDDSRPVMTAISNNPAMATVNDISDIIGVNYNLPAYDTLHEKYPTKTIISSECCATGTTRGWYLPEDEYRGRLDCYDRDVNQSFMGRERTWKYFMARPWLAGAFQWAGIEHRGEAAWPRLCSVSGAYDLYLIRKDAFWQNRSHWTDQPMVHILPHWNLSGREGEMIRACVYHNCEEVELLQDGKSLGRKKNEPYGHVEFQVAYHPGEVKAVGYRDGQPVCEDLKVTSGQARELRLELMNGDDLSPNGCDLAVVHCTCVDEAGQLVPDASPFISFTTNGLGSVAGTGSDHTDHIPPQCPDRRMWAGVCACAIRVGSKPGQLRVYAHAEGLKPATLEIDL
- a CDS encoding class II fructose-bisphosphate aldolase — its product is MPLVTLNEILPQARSEKRAVCAFNVVNTETALAVLQAAEREQMPVIFQVYHRLFNTGKAPYMAALVRHLASKTSLPVALHMDHGQTHEQVRMAIEYGFSSVMYDGSAKPYEQNIRETREAVKLAHEAGLSIEGELGHIPGTDTETPPLPSADEVKAFVEETGVDAMAAAVGTAHGFYKTTPVIRTDLARACGEAVSIPLVLHGGSDTPEDKVKEVIAAGFSKMNIATEFMAEYLKALEAQVDAQRGKFNAIDLFMDPVTEHASKLAQQKIRLACGRA
- a CDS encoding (Fe-S)-binding protein, with the protein product MNTDSYRDVINACRFCFMCRHLATTANVSFREADIPRGNALIIDRLSMKPEQWSNPDFIKTFYDNTLSAACRKHCVSHFDEAGLALAARCDVVEQGLAPAEVQAVADALKADFDPQLSGEGCEVLYLKSTTYTAGAIAAADAFAGLMELAGVSYETLSVSDTGKALGALGYTKDAAELAAQVKALIEKSGCKSVVVSCPAAYDALKNDFAKWGAALDSIEVLHTSEYLLKLVESGKLKLPENASTVYYIDSDFLRNYNDMAEEPRALLKAAGCDLRPLGTNAEESFALGEGSVVFDKIRPTLAARLRARLIQEMDSTEDILVTASPYTYEVLTACTEPKLNVLTLEQACLAQAQTPAAV
- a CDS encoding FAD-binding oxidoreductase yields the protein MLPQTTHYLFEMIRSELTWAIGEDNVSIDASDKLGHSIDYYWVPELWHDRGETPRCPDIIVTPETTEAVAEVMKIANKYKIPVTPWGGGSGSQGGALPVFGGISLDTKKLNRVIEVDEKALTITAETGCNMQQLEWATEKAGFSTMHFPASIGCATLGGFLAHRGTGVLSTKYGKIEDMTMSVEMVTPEGKIINTLPVPRHASGPDLTQLFLGSEGTLGVMTKATLKIHPIPECRKFHAYLFKDMHTAMAAGAEIMTSRLRPCAIRLYDNPETARLIKRVLDIDREGSYLVFGFDGPREMVDLEMAKACAICEKQDPEDLGTEAGETWWENRYKFFYPPYMFHMPQAFGTLDTVATFTNIEKVYWAMKNAVNDNFPEATFIGHFSHWYEWGAMLYARFIIEEPPQDPNEAVALYNKIWDTAVRAAIANGGVINEHHGVGLKLGRMMPELYGEAFDVLKRIKTAMDPLGIMNPGKMGFGV